The sequence AAAAGGCGGGCGGCAGTACTCGAAATGGCCGCGATTCAGAATCAAAACGTCTAGGCGTCAAGCGCTACGGTGGCGAGCAGGTAAATGCTGGGGCCATTTTAGTACGCCAACGCGGAACTCATTTTCACCCAGGCGTAAATGTTGGACTGGGTGGAGACGATACGTTATACGCCAAGGCGACCGGGCGGGTAGTATTTAAAAAACAAGGGCCGCTATCACGTAAATATGTGAGCATCATTACCGAGGCGCGGTGAAATTTGTTGATGAAGTCACAATCCGTGTCGTTGCTGGCGACGGCGGTAATGGTTGCCTAAGTTTTCGCCGCGAGAAGTTTGCCCCTCGGGGTGGACCGAACGGAGGAGATGGCGGGGATGGAGGCTGTGTCTATTTGATAGCAGACGCTTCCCTTAATACTTTGGTGGATTTCCGTTATACTCGACATTGGACGGCCCAACGTGGCGAAAATGGTGCGGGTGCCGATTGCACCGGGCGTTGTGGAGCAGACCGTTACCTAAAAGTCCCGGTTGGAACGTTGGCCATTGTCGATGAAACCAGCGAAGTTCTGGGAGATCTAGTCTACCCTGGTCAAATCTTGCGTGTTGCCCAAGGTGGTTTTCATGGCTTAGGAAATAGTCGGTTCAAGAGCAGCACTAACCGTGCTCCCCGTCAAACTACTCAGGGAACCCCCGGCGAAGCACGGGATTTACGTCTGGAACTCAAACTTTTAGCCGACGTGGGGTTGCTCGGACTACCCAACGCAGGCAAATCCTCTTTTATCCGCAAAGTAACCGCTGCCCGTCCCAAGGTAGCGGATTATCCATTTACCACTCTTTATCCGCACCTTGGTGTAGTCAGTCCCGGACCTGATCGTAGTTTTGTTGTTGCCGATATCCCTGGGCTGATCGAGGGCGCTGCGGAGGGCATGGGCTTGGGTACCCGATTCCTTAAACATCTTACCCGCACCCGTTTGCTATTGCATTTAGTGGATGTGCTGCCCGCAACCGGTAACCCCGTCGATGATATACGCTGCATTGAGCGTGAACTTGTGCTTCACAGTACCGACCTCGCGGAACGGGATCGCTGGCTAGTGTTTAACAAATCTGATCTTCTGCCTCACGATGAAAGTTCCACGTACCTCGCCCGTGTTGTAGAAACATTAGGCTG comes from Gammaproteobacteria bacterium and encodes:
- the rpmA gene encoding 50S ribosomal subunit protein L27 is translated as MAHKKAGGSTRNGRDSESKRLGVKRYGGEQVNAGAILVRQRGTHFHPGVNVGLGGDDTLYAKATGRVVFKKQGPLSRKYVSIITEAR
- the obgE gene encoding GTPase ObgE, with product MKFVDEVTIRVVAGDGGNGCLSFRREKFAPRGGPNGGDGGDGGCVYLIADASLNTLVDFRYTRHWTAQRGENGAGADCTGRCGADRYLKVPVGTLAIVDETSEVLGDLVYPGQILRVAQGGFHGLGNSRFKSSTNRAPRQTTQGTPGEARDLRLELKLLADVGLLGLPNAGKSSFIRKVTAARPKVADYPFTTLYPHLGVVSPGPDRSFVVADIPGLIEGAAEGMGLGTRFLKHLTRTRLLLHLVDVLPATGNPVDDIRCIERELVLHSTDLAERDRWLVFNKSDLLPHDESSTYLARVVETLGWNSSAFLISSLTGMGCRELTQSVMEYLEKYPCPGNS